GTGCACAGACTAGGCAAAATGTTGGATTCGCTTTTCCCGAACAAGTAATCTTTTCAATGCCAGCTAACATGTCGCTTGTTATCGGTGTAGACTTTCTTGACAAAGAGAAAGATACAACTGTGTACATTGACCATTTAAATATGATAATATATGGAAACGCCTTTGGGCTTTTGGGTACAGATAATGGTAATCCAATACCCCCTCGAGACATCTTCTCAACGTTGGTTCATGGAACAAGAGTGTCCCTGATCGTAGGTGTTCTTTCCGCCCTGTTTTCTACGATTATCGGTTTATTCTTGGGGTTAACTGCAGGATACATCGGTGGAATCGTTGACGAGGGCATAATGAGATTTGCTGACTTACTTTTGGTCCTTCCAACATTGCCACTATTCATAGTTTTAATTGCAGTTATGAAAGCAACATATGGTCTAGTCAGCATGTGGAATATCATAATACTCATAACTTTCTTTGGCTGGATGAGTTTTAGCCGTTCTGTAAGATCTATGGTGCTAAGCATCCGCGAAAGACCATTCATCGAAGCTGCAAAAGCGGCTGGCGCCGGAAAATTCTACATAATAACAAAACATATTATTCCCAACGTATTTACTCTAGTCTACGTTACACTAGCCACTTCAGTTCCAGGCGCCATAATATATGAAGCCTCACTAAGCTGGTTGGGATTAGGCGACCGCACGATTCCCTCTTGGGGAAAAGTACTGTATGACTTCAACGCATCCGGAATAGCAGTCACAAAAGGGCTTACAGAATATTGGTTCTGGATATTTCCACCTTGTATTGCGATTGCTCTCCTTGCAACAGCTTTCATCCTTTTGGGATTTTCTTTGGACGAAATATTGAACCCAAGGCTTAGAGAAAGACGCTGAAACAAAGCATCAACTGTCAAGGCGTCTCACGCTCCGAACATACCAACTGGCTAACTTTCTCAGTTACGTAAATCCAAAACTTTCGTTCCAACTTTTCCAAAGCCTCCTGAGATTTTATACCTTTTAAACTTAAGAATCCCCCTCCAAAAAGCTGCAAAATAGTACCAGACCTAACAAGCATCCGCGACCGAGATCCAGCAATAAATTTCACGGTGAAATCGTTTGGATTGCCGCTAAGAGAAACATGAACATCTTCGGCAATCGAATGATCACTCTTTGGTTGCGCCGTGATACGATAGTCTCCATTAAATCCATTAAGTGAGACAGAAAAGCCGCTCTGTTTAAAAAATTGCCCGATGTAGTCAGATAGGATAGGCAATTGAATGTTTTTGTTCTGCCATCGATCCTCCATAGATTTCGCCAAGATTTGAACAGTGACTGAAAAATAAAAAGCTTCTTATCCATTGGTCAAAGCTTATATATATATGCACGCTTGCATGTATTTACAAGCTTAATGAAGCTGGGTGTGCATATATGTCTGTGCTTGACGTAAAAAACTTGACAACTTATTATAAGACTATGAGAGGTCATGTGAAGGCTGTTGAAAACGTCAGTTTTTCATTGGAAAAAGGAGAAGCAATGGGACTAGCTGGCGAGTCAGGTTGCGGAAAAACTACTGTAGCCTTATCTCTCTTGAGGATTCTGCCGTCAAACGGCAAAATATTAAAAGGTAAGATGCTTTTCAGGAATGTGGACATCACCAAATTATCCGAAGAAGAGTTAAGAAACAAAATACGATGGAAAGGTATTTCCCTTATATTCCAAGGCGCCATGAACGCTATGAATCCAATGTACAAAATAGAAGACCAGATAATCGAAGTAATTAAGCAGCACGAGCCGAAAGTAACCAAACAAGAAGCAAGGGAACGAATTGCTAAACTATTTGAAATGGTGGGCTTGGAACCTGAGAGGGCAAAAAATTATCCTCACGAATTTAGTGGGGGGATGAGACAACGTGCAATGATCGCTATGGCTCTTGCGTGTAACCCAGACATTGTAATTGCAGACGAACCAGGAACAGCCTTGGACGTCATTGTCCAAGCTCAAGTTCTGAAACTGATGAGCGAGTTAAGGGATAAGTTAAACTTGGCAATAATAATGATTACACATGACCTGTCGATCATTTCAGAAACATGCGAAAGACTCGCCATTATGTATGCGGGAAAGATAGTAGAGCTTGGAGATGTAGTAACAATGTTTAAGAAACCAGCACACCCTTATACGCAGGGGTTAATTTCAGCTTTTCCAAACATTAATGCTCCGAGACAAAAAATCGTGTCAATACATGGTTCGCCACCAGATCTCTTAGATCCGCCAGTAGGCTGCAGGTTCAACCCTCGTTGCGATTATGCGATGGACATCTGCAGAAAAGAGGAGCCCAAGTTCAAAGAAGTGTCTAAAGGCCATTTTGTAGCTTGCCATCTTGTCACTAGGTGATACTAATGGAAGAAACTATAATAAAAGTTGAAAACTTGAAAAAATGGTTTCCCGTAAAGCTAGGTTTCGTTAAAACTTTACTTACCAAACAGCAACTTTTTGTTCACGCTGTAGACGGAATCGATTTAGAATTAAAGAAGGGCGAAATATTAGGACTTGCTGGAGAAAGTGGAAGTGGAAAGACAACTGTAGGTAGACTAATTATGCGACTTATTGAGCCAACCTCTGGGAAAATATATTTCAAAGGAAAGGATATCTCCCATCTGAAGGAAGCCGCAATGAAACCGTTGCGACGACAGATGCAAATAGTATTTCAAGATCCATATGAGTCATTAAACCCAAGGATGACTGTGGGGGATATTATAGCAGAGCCGATGAGGGTGCTCGGCATTGCAGATGAGAAGGAGTTAGAGAAAAAGGTTTACAATGTTCTTGAAGATGCTGAGTTGGCTCCTCCTGAAGAGTTCGTTTTTAGATATCCTCACGAGTTAAGTGGAGGTCAGAGACAAAGAGTCGCAACAGCTAGAGCCTTCGTTATTAACCCTGAATTCATAGTTGCAGATGAACCAGTTTCTATGTTGGATGTTTCAATTAGAGCTGAAATTCTTCAATTCATGCTTTCACTGCTAGAAAAGCATCAAACTTCGTTCATATACATCACACATGACTTGGCACTATCTAGACATATGTGTGATCGCATCGTCATAATGTACCTTGGCAAAGTTATGGAACAAGGCACTAATGAACAAGTCATTTTTGAATCCTTACATCCTTACACAAAAGCCTTGATCATGGCTGTGCCAGTTCCTGACCCTACTGCTAAACGCATTGAAGTAGTGATTAAAGGTGAGATTCCAAGCCCGGTGAATCCTCCTTCTGGCTGTCGATTTCATACACGTTGTCCTTCATACATTGGTGATATTTGCCGTACAGTGGAACCACAACTTGTGGACATGGGTAAAGGACATTTAGTGGCATGTCACCTATACACAGGAAAGGAAGCAAAATCCTAACTAACTTTTTTTTCTTGGCGCATTTGGTATTTCAATACAGCATCAAATTGTTAGTGTTTCGGGTGTTTGGTCACCCATATAGATAAAGACACCCCGGCAATCATGAGCGCAATACCTATTGGGATAACAAACCAGTAAGGATACTCATTCTCTATCAGTAAACTCTGAAGTAAAAGTATTGAAGGTGGGCTCCAAACACCTATGTTACGATTGACTGTTGCATTGTAAACACCATCTATGGTAACGATTGCACTTATCTCTTGATAATAAGTAATTCCTACCATTTGGAATTCGTTGGACTTCTCAAAAATTAGTCCCCCATCATTCGATGTAAGGTTAACGCCCCAAAACCGAACAACATCCGATTGAGTGCTTTTAGGATCTGTTCCAAATATTGCAAAAAGTCTAGTCTCTTCTCCATGTGGATCAGTAATCGTAACAGGAACTTTTAGAAGATACATTTCGTACACCGAAGGCGGTTCGGCAGTCCAACCGGGACCAGGCTGCATACTTAGGTATAATCTTCTTCCTTTGCTGAAGTTACCTGCAATCCACCAAAAAGTAGCGTTCGTAAGAAGGTCCAACTTTTTATCTACGTCATCTCGAGACACTACTTTCTCCTGTTGAGAGCTAACCGCTGCAGATGTCACAATTAGACCAACAAACAGTAGAATTATTCCAAAAACCAACCATTCGTTTCTCACGATAGGCACCTTTGCTAGCTTTTTAAAATGTTAAAACATCTCGATTTTAATTAACCTTTCTAGCCATGAAACAACTTGCTTATCTTCCAAAGACTACAGAAGATTAATATTTCCCCCTTGAAGAACTGAACAAGTTAGAGACATTAACGTCGCTTCTTCAGTATAAAGTACACAGAAAAAGCTAAGGCAATAACTATCACCGTTACTACAATTACGTAGGGAATTATGTTTACAGGAGGGGCTTCAGCCTCGACCTCAACCGCTTTTGTCTCAGTTTCTGCCGACAACGTGTTTCGGTCGCCATCCCAACGGGCTTCAATCTCATATGTACCTACTTCCGACGTTTTCCACGTATAACTGTAGAAGCCATCTGTATCAGTTTTAACCACTACAACCACAGGATTAAGCTCGCCCACAGCGTAGAATTGGATGGAAACATTTACATTCTCACGTGTAGGATCTATAGAGCCTTTTATGGTAACGTTTGAGCCTACTTTAACTGTTTCCGGTTCAACGTCAATTGTGATTTTGCTTGTAGCTTTGTTTATCCCAAGCAACACAATCCCTTCGGCTCCTAAAGTTTTATCATCACCTAACCAACTGGCATTGAGGAGGACATAAGTTCCTGCTTCGGTAGTTGTCCAAACAAAGTTGTAGCTACTGTCATGCTGTGTCTTCACGGTGGCAAGCATAGTCCATGTTCCAAAAGGGTAAAACAGGTAACGAATCGTGATGTTCTCCCATGGTCTGGGGTTTTCGTGCTGATCTGTAATGATTCCGCTTATCGTTACATTGGAGCCAACTTCTACTATTTGAGGGTAAATGTTTATTGTTATGTTGCTACTCATTTTTTGTATAGTGATGGTTTTTGTTATGTTGCTTGTTAGCCCGTTTGGGTCCTTTTTAACTGTTAAGGTCAC
The Candidatus Bathyarchaeota archaeon genome window above contains:
- a CDS encoding ABC transporter ATP-binding protein, translated to MSVLDVKNLTTYYKTMRGHVKAVENVSFSLEKGEAMGLAGESGCGKTTVALSLLRILPSNGKILKGKMLFRNVDITKLSEEELRNKIRWKGISLIFQGAMNAMNPMYKIEDQIIEVIKQHEPKVTKQEARERIAKLFEMVGLEPERAKNYPHEFSGGMRQRAMIAMALACNPDIVIADEPGTALDVIVQAQVLKLMSELRDKLNLAIIMITHDLSIISETCERLAIMYAGKIVELGDVVTMFKKPAHPYTQGLISAFPNINAPRQKIVSIHGSPPDLLDPPVGCRFNPRCDYAMDICRKEEPKFKEVSKGHFVACHLVTR
- a CDS encoding ABC transporter ATP-binding protein; the encoded protein is MEETIIKVENLKKWFPVKLGFVKTLLTKQQLFVHAVDGIDLELKKGEILGLAGESGSGKTTVGRLIMRLIEPTSGKIYFKGKDISHLKEAAMKPLRRQMQIVFQDPYESLNPRMTVGDIIAEPMRVLGIADEKELEKKVYNVLEDAELAPPEEFVFRYPHELSGGQRQRVATARAFVINPEFIVADEPVSMLDVSIRAEILQFMLSLLEKHQTSFIYITHDLALSRHMCDRIVIMYLGKVMEQGTNEQVIFESLHPYTKALIMAVPVPDPTAKRIEVVIKGEIPSPVNPPSGCRFHTRCPSYIGDICRTVEPQLVDMGKGHLVACHLYTGKEAKS